TATTGCCTTATCCCCATCTTGCTCATAGGGCAGACAGAGATCCTGTGCTAGGAGAAGCATGCTGAGAAGAAAAGGAGCTGCCACCCCTGCCCAGTGCCCCACTGTTAGAGCAGGAGTGTCACACTGAGCGAAGTGGTCTGCCAGTCCTGTGCCACCTCTGAGTAGTGGTGCAGAGGTCCTGCCCTGGTGGGAGGCAGGCCATAGGAACAGAGAGCTCTACAGCGCTCCCTAAGGGGACTGGCTTTGTGTGGAACTGAGCAGGGAAGTTGAAGTCTTAGGGTGTTGTCGAAAACAGTGGAGATTTTGGTGGTGAGCAAttaagaggaaactgagaagcCTGTGATAGCAACAAGGGAAATGGCAGATCACCTGGAAGTTTAACAGAGAAAGCAGGGAAAGAAATTGCTGAGAGGAGCTCTCCTACGGGTCGGAGTAAGTCTCAAATACTGGCCTCAAAATTACCCCTGCAAAAGGATCTGACTTTAATTGGATCAGACTATGGAGCCATTTATACTCCAGGACATTGTTGAAAACAGTAGAGCAATCAGCAACCAATAGTGGAGGCTAACAGTCGGGTGTGATACCAATAGAGGCAGACCTGCTGGAAGCTTAACGGGGAAGTCAAGGAGAGACACAAAGAGAGCCCTCTGTCAGGAGGGGGAAGGTCTGGGTGACTGTGTGTTTGCTCAAGGCTGCACCCTCTGAGGAGCCACTGCTTCAGGGAAATAACCTTCATCGAACTAATCCAGACAGGtctcaaaacaaatgaacaagcagACAGCCACAATCTAGGAAGATGGCAGGGTTGGTATCCAGAGTTGCTACAATATTTTACCTAAAATGTccaatattcaaagaaaaattatatggataaggggagggagaaggagggaaagggaaagaaagaatatatgaatTTAAGAATGAGAGAAAGCCTAAATAAATTTTCCggtctgtaaaatgaaaacaacttttCAGTTCTATGAGTTAAATTATAATCTCACTGGATTGTAAATTCATCTTCCCCTATTGGTTATGAGTTGTTCATTCATTGATACACTATAGACACAAAGTTATACTCCTAGAGAATGTCCAGTGGGGTTGGGGCTAGGAAGCAAAGTAAGCTAAATGCCCTGCTTTCATTCCAGGAAGCTTATTGAAGTCTAGGCAGaacttggagatattgtgggtttggttccagaccaccatgGTACAGTGAATATCACAGTAAAGTGAGACACgtgaaatttttggtttctcagtgaatataaaagttatgtttacactatactgtagtctattatgtGTTCAATAGCATTATGTGTGAAAAAAcaatatacataccttaattaaaaaatactttattggaccctggaggtccagtggttaagacttcgccttccattgcagggggtacaggttcgatccctggtcaaggagctaagatcccacatgcctcacagccaaaaaaccaaaaacataaaacagaagcattattgtaacaaattcaataaagactttaaaaatggtccacatccaaaaaatctttaaaaaacactttattgctaaaaaatgctaaccatcctctgagccttcagcaagttgcagtagtaacatcaaagatcattcatcacagatcactgtaacaaatataataataataaaaacatttgaaatgtgagaattaccaaaatctgacacagagacacgtggtgagcaaatgcttttggaaaaatggcgccaataGACTTGTTTGACTTGGGGTTGCCACGAACCTTCAATGGTAGAAAACTTGATGTCTATGAAgggcaataaagcaaagtgcagtaAAATGAGGTACACCTGTACTGCTCTACGTGATGAGTGAAGCATTGagggctttattttaaaaaggttaaaatacCAGGCAAAGACAGATTTTGCAGATCCCATTTAGTATAACCCGAACTCTTCAAAAATGCTTATTCCGGGCTCCATCTGTTCACTCCTGCTTTTCTCTGTGGTTGacgttttctttcattttctcctctaAATCGTCTCTATTCCCTAATGCCCAGCACAAGCCTTGTGTACAtgatgctttttttcttctccagtgcaTGCCCTACTCTTCATCTCAGAATTCCTCCATTCCTCAGGGTCATTGAGCACTGCTTTAGGTTTTCAAATTGATTCACaaatcatttctccaaagaaatcaaAAGCGTCCGAGGGCCAGGAATGAGTTTTATGCATCAGTTATGTGCTCCTCAGATTTTAACACAAAGCCGTAGTAATAATGCCCAGAAGAACTTGATACAGAGAACCATGTACTCTGAAAAGAATTAGATCAACTTCTTGCATATCCAGACTCTCCGGGGCCACCAGCTATGTTCCTCATAGTGGGAGGACTGATGGGGACTTGCTGTATGTCCCTTAATTTATTGCTTGTTTATAGGTACCAGTTACATTCAGGGATGTGGCTGTGGTCTTCACAGAGGCAGAATGGAAGAGACTGAGCTCTGAGCAGAGGGACCTATACAGAGAAGTGTTGCTGGAGAATTATAGGAATCTGCTCTCATTGGTGAGGCAGTGTTCTTTCCTTCATTAATTCAGTGGAGATTTACTGACCACCTCCCATATGGCAGAAAATGTTCTAGACACTTAGAACATGTTAGTGAATGAAGTGGTAATCTCTGCCCATGGGGAATTACTTTCTACTGTAGGGAGACAGCTAACAAAAAACTTCATATTCAgggacattattattatttaaaaatttttgcatatgtttaattttcttttttattgaggtatagttgatttacaatattacataagtttcaggtgtacaacgtagtgattcacaatttttaaagggtaTACTCCATTTTTGTTATTACATATATAGGGATATTATAATATGGTATGTTAGAAGGTGATAAGCACTAcgtagtaaaaaataataataaaatagaaccgGATAAAGGAGTATTAAGTGTGAGAGTGTGGCTGGCTGAATTTTGAAACTGGGTATTTGAAATCACCAAGAAGGTAACATTTGACCAAAGGGAGTTAGAACTCTAGGTATCTAGGATAAGAGCATTTCAGGTGGAGGGCCTCATCGGTGCTAAGGCCCTAAGGAATTGGGGTGCCTGCTGGGTATAAGGAACTACAGTGGAGGCACAGTATGCAAGGGGAGAGCAGTGAGAAATGCCTTCTAAGACAGAAGTTAACATTAAATATCAAAGTTTGTATGGCTTTTGAGTTTCATAagccatatttttttcatttatttaaaaactgacaTCGATTCTTTAAATCTAGGTTGATAAATACTTTTGATTGTGACATTTCTCTGGATCAGGGGTTGgccaactttttctgtaaagggccagaaagtaactattttaggttttgtgggtgATATGGTTTCTGTAACCACtctcaactctgcccttgtagGGCTAAAGTAGCCATAGACAACAGGTAAATAAATGAGTATAGCTGTGTTCTAGTAAGACTTTTGTGGACACTGAATTTTGGATTTCATGTAATTTTAATGTATCATGAAGTATTattgttcttttgatttttttccaactctttaaaaatttaaaagtcattctTAGCTTGTAGACTGTGCAGAAATAGAGGGCCAGATTTAGCTTGTGGGCCATAGTTTTCCCACCCCTTGTTCTAAATcagtgctgtccagtagaaatataatgtgagccatgtgggtaattttaaatttcctagtaaccacatttaaaaaagtagaagtaaatggatgaaattaattttaataatatcttatttaacccaatatatcaaaatattttcatgtcaacatataatcaatataaaaattaattagatattttactctttatttttgtaCTAAGTGTTCAAAATCTGGTTGTTATTTTATACTTAGAACACATTTTCGCTCAGACCAGCCACATTTGAAGTGCTCAGGAAGCATACagctggtggctaccatattggatagcGTGGTTCTAGATATTCCTGTAGTTCTAGATAAATCAGGtagagaaaaatcacatttttggAGACACAAACTAGTTTTAGGCAGGAGTTTCTTCAGGTGTTTCCTTAAATGGCATAGCTATTTCCCTGATATGGATTAATCaggtttacttttttcattttcatcttctttgaCATGTTTTGATCTGATTTCATCTCGTTTGAGCTCCATCTAATTAAGTGTGGATTCATCTGTTTCAGTCTGGTTCTGTGTGTTTTGATTTGGCCTTAGCTAGTCAGTCTAactagattttgtttttatttttctcttgtcatATTATCTTCCTTCTCTGTGTTAATATGTTTAACGGGTTCCaaggaaaatatcaaaatgaCCTTGTTCAGATTAGTCTTGATATTGAATGCCTGGATCCCACTTGCATTTCTTGAAGTTGTGTCCTTTGTCTTGCTCAGCACCACAATATCCTGCAGTTCTCCTGCCTCTTACGTCTCTTGTGGgcttttctcttacttttttcttttctttggactGTAAGGGTCCATAGGACTAGTGtcacattctctttttttctatgtcAGTATTCACACCCTTGAACAGTTTGTGAACTTCACCGATTTTACCCATCACCTATTATAATGAATCCATTTTCTTTGTCACTGTCTCACCTGTGCTTTATCTTCATATTTCTATTTGGTTACAAGACAGCACAAGTTTATTCTCAAACTTATTTGAGATAATTGAGATAAATTGAGATCATACTATTTTTCCTCCTAAACCAGTctctctttctctagttcttcacATGTTCATGTTATGATGTCTCTTCTTCAAAGGTACTCCCTGAAATAATCTTTAAAGCTTTCATAGGGGAAATATTTCAGTTAGTTTAGGCTAGGTAATGCTGTgataacaaacaaccccaaacTTTGCAAATGTTCATTTCTTACTTAATATCTACTGTCTACAGTTCAGGTATACAGCTCTATTGGTTCAGCTCTACTGGCTCTGGGATCTAGGCAAAAGGAACAGCCTCTATCTGGGTCATGGGATTCTTAAGGAAGAGGGAAAACAGCAATGATAGAACCATACTGTGCCTCTTAAAACTTGTTTGGAAGAAGCACTAACTTTTCACTAACCTTTGTTGGCCAAAGCAAATCCCATAGCCACGTCTGATGTCACTATAATGGGATTAGTTTGGGCACAAGGTACCAGAATCCTGAAATCATGGAGCATGTCTTTCTGTCCACTGCTGAATCCACAATACTTTAGTAGAGAACCTAGTACTTAGAAATTTTTAGTATTTGTTTGTGGGTGGACAACTGGAAATTCAGATTTATTTCATATACAGTCTCTTTAACCACTGTTTCATATACTGTTTCCTACATTTGAAAGCCTTCAGACCTAGTGACTTTTTTTGTATATCAGTCTTCTATTTTGTAATAGAAAAGACATGAAAGAGGTTTCCACATAGGTCATAGAGACTGTTACCTCCAAGTAGAACAGAGTTGTGGACAGTCTATATCAATGTGATATAGACTTAGATGATTTAGTCAGAGGAAAAGTCTAAGGGTAGTTGAGGCTACTTGCAGAGCAAAAAGGTTCCTAGTCTGACTGACATATAGAAGATGCTTTTGTTATGGATTTTCTGGATTGCAATAGAAAATGGAATGTGTAGAAGTGGAATGTAAAGGAATTATTGGTGGGAAACAAATTGTGTTGTATGTATATTGTCAATTACAGTTGTGGCAGTAAGACACTTTCTGTCCTAAGACAAGGCAGAACGGCCCAGCAGCCCTACTTAGGGCTTCTCTAACTGAAAACCTTCTCTCTCCAGCAGAACCAAAGCCAGAGATCTACCCCTGTTCTTCCTGCCTTCTGGCCTTTTTCTGTCAGCGGTTCCTCAGCTAACACACGCTGCAGATCTTCCCGGGTGTGTGTGTAGAAAATCACTTCCACCTGGGGGATTCTGGCCTGGGGCATCGGGGGCAGCAGTATTCTGCTCACAGCTGCTGGAGTGAAAACACAGAAGGCCAAGAGAAAGAAGGTGACTCCAGACTCTGGTGCTCGAGGACAGAGGAGAGACGGCCCTTACGTGCATTGCCCAGCCCACCCTGAGAACAGTCAGCAAGTCCTGGAGAAGGCAGCGCAGTGGTAGAAATAGAGCCCAGCGCAGCCCAAAGGGTAAACCCTTTGCAAGCAGACAAAGAAATGAACGAATTAGAAACCTCAAGCTCTGGAGCAGTCAACTGTCAAGAACGTGAACTAGACTGTAGCCCCAAATCAAACTGCATTACAAACCAGACCATCCTCTTAGGGGAGAAGCCCTATGTCTGCAGGGAGTGTGGGCGAGGCTTTAAAGATAAGTCGAACCTCATCAGACACCATTGGACACACTCAATGGAGAAGGCTTATGTGTATAGTGAGTGTGGCCGAAGTTTCAGCCAGGTGTCAACCCTTGTTAATTACCGGAGGACACACACAGTGAAGAAGCCTTACATGTGCAAGGAGTGTGGGCGGGGCTTTAGCCAGAAATCACTCCTCCTTGTGCACCAGAGGACACACTCAGGGGAGAAGTATTATGTTTGCAGGGAGTGTGGGCGAGGCTTTAGCAACAAGTCAAGTCTCATAAGACACCAGAGGACACACTGAGAGGAGAAGTCTTGTGTATGCAGGGGTCCTGGGCAGGACTTTAGCAATTAGTCGAACCTCTTCTTACGCCAGAGAGACATGCGGGGAgtagtctgtatgtgtgtgtggggtgtgagTGAAGCTTCAGAGATGTGTTGACCCTCATCAGGCAGTGAGGCACATTCAGGGCAGGAGCCTTATGCGTGCAGAGTGTGGGTAGCTGTCAACCCTCAGTGCTCAAAGAGGACGCACTTAGGTGGGAAGTATTGTGTGTGTAGGGACTGTGGGGAAGCTTTAGCAATAAGTCAGCATTTATGGAACATCCAGTGGCCGACTCAGGAGAAGCGTCATGTGTTCAGGGAGTGCTGACAGGCATTGGGAAAAGAACCGACAGGAGGGCTCCAGATGGCTCACTCAGGGAGGAGCTGTGTGTTTGCAGGGAGTGTGGGCAAGGCTCTTGTGATCAGTCAGCTTTCTTCACACACTGTAGGGAGAATCCTTATGTGGGGATACTGTGGGGCTGCTCCAGCCAACTGCTGCTGATAGCTGCAGAGATGAATTCCTCACTAGACTTGCTCTCAGCCACAGGGAGCTGCACTTCCCAAGGGATGCCTCCTGGCCAACGACTGATTGATACGGGGAGACAAAACCCTAGCCGGACTCTGCTGGGACAACTCCACAGGGTCATCCCAGATCCCAGGGTCCCCATGAAACTGAATGATCTCAAACACATTGCAGGTCAGCTTCTTCCTCTGCCCAGTCCTGTCCTCATTCCCCGATAAGCCACTCAATTCTCTGCCTCATTGTCTCTCCAGGGAATCCACCCTAAGATAGCATAAGCACACAAGGAGTGTGGACGAGGCTTTGGCTAAAAGTCGCTCCTCAACAAACCCCAGAGTATACAGAATAGAAGCTCTGTGTGTGCGGGGAGAATGGGTAAGGACACCTCAGGATGCATCAGAGAACAGCTTTTGAGGGAGAAGCTTTacaaggcagggagggagactgGGAAGATTTAGCAGTAAGTTACACCTGGTGCAGCCGAGGACACTCAGGGAGTCCTATGTGGGTGGGGTTGTGGGCGGAGCCTTATTCTGACACCCCTCCTCACAGATCACTACCTCACTCACCTCCTGGGGGGGTTTCAGAAGTCttgacccccacccgtccccaTACTCTTTTTGAGAGTGAAGATGGCAGTAACAATAAACATGTTTTTTCCACTCTTTGTAATCAGATGGAATAAAAAAGTAGAAGGCTTTATTTAAGTAAGAATAATCaatttgttttactttcaaaCACCAATTTTTCCCCATGTTTTCATGTCTTTCTGTTCTCATAAATTGTTCAATAAGCTCAGGCTATGTACTTTAGTCACTCATCTGTCTGGAAAGGAATTAAATTTCACAACCTGGATTTCTGCATGAATTCAACCCTTGAGAAAAAATAAGTCCCAATCAACCTAGTAGATTTATTGGAGGATCTGATTCGTTGCATGGGGAGGAAGATGTAGGTTCTGGAGACATGCCCACTGAAGCAAGGGAATTTCCCGGGTCTCTGGGGGCTGGGTTGCCTCTTCTGACTGATCACTCCCTTTGGCTTCTGTGAAAGCTCCCTTCCctgacttctttctcttccttctagtCTCTATTCAGGTCTCTGCTGTATCCTTCTCTACCACTGAAGCATTGTTTTTCCTTCCAGATTCCAGAGTCAGGTCCTTTAACCACgcccaaactgttttccagtcATGAATCATTGTTTTGGGTCTCTTACCTACTTGGTATCAAGTAGGTAAGATCAGATCATAAGTCTAAAGAcccctggggaattccctggtggtccagtggttaggactctgtgttttcactgctgagggctggggttcaattcctgggccctaatcctgcaagccacgtggggcagccaaaaaaaacaaaacaaaaaaacccctaaacaCAGCTCCAATGCCACGTCCCCTCATCCCTCCAATCCTAGGGTCTAGTCCTGCTAATGACACCCACATCATCCCTCCACTAACTGGTCCAAGATAACCTGGTCATACCCCTGCCCTTGTTTTTCAGCCCAAGGACCTGGCCTTTAATCACACCCTTTCCTAGTCTTCCTCCCTCAGAGCCCAAATTGCCCAGATTTTTGACAACTCTGCATGCCCTGGCTCTGACTTCTATGTCCTAAGCCAGAACTCTTTACTGGAGAGGGTTGGCCGCAGCTCTAGCAAATTTGTTTGTTCAGTTGGAGTTTGCCAGATCCACAAAATGGATATCAGGCTTTGAAAATCAGAAAAAGCACAGGCTGATTTTGTTGCACTATCAAAGAGGGGGGCAGTAAAAGAGAGTCCAAAGGCCATGAAGTCAGCTTTCCAGTGGGTCCTGAGTCAGCTCTGGTTGAGAGGATGTGAGTGCCAGGAGCGTGGGTCCCCACCCTTTGCCACATTTCCCGTCATGTTTCTTTGCTGGAACTGCCCCTATAACATCAACAATTTGCTTTGGGTCAGAACTGGAAGCCACAGAAGGAAAAGTGTTTATGGGTATGCAGTCTCTAGGGTCTGAAGAGGGATAGGCCCTCTATGTTCCAGATGACCCCAagacccctccctgtgtcctgccATTGGGAGAGAAACATGTGAACAAACCAGCACCTTCCTTTGGGAAGGAAAGGTGGGAGGAAAGAAAACGATGCAGATTCTTTTTAACTGAAGTCCCTTATAACCTGTAGTGACCTCAGACGTGTTCCAGGGAAAGGACTGTCAGTCCTAGCCCAGCAAAGGGAGAGGGGTATGGGGTTATCTTTCCAAGCCTGGAAAGGGGCTTCCCCAGACTGCTGCTACTCTGTCCTTTATCTCTAGGAAGGGCCACTGGAACCAGCTCCTGTATTCCATCCCAGCAGGAAGCAGAACCGGGGTGTGTGAGGTGAGCTCTCCCTCCAAAGAAAGGAAGGTACACATCCCCACTCCCTAGGATTTTCCTTTCTGCCCCCAGGGAGGAGCTCAGACGTACAATAAGAGCTTATTTCCGACAGGAGGTCAGTGGCCTCAAACTCAGAGGCCTGCAGTGTCCAGGCAGGTCCTATACTAATGAGGGGGTCAAGCCTCAATTGGGTGGGGGTGCTTTGGGAAACTGGGGAACTCAAACTCAAGTTGCTTCCTACATCCTTCCTGGTCTCCTCACTTGACCCCACTCTAGAAAGCCTTGAGCACCTCGTTTGGGCCTTTTCATTTAATGATCCAAATGTCCTGCCCCTTTTTGAGCCATGACCTTGACTTCAGAACCCTCCAGCATTCTTCCCCGTGTTCAGTTTTAGAACTGTCTTTTTCATGTTGAGTTTTGCTTAGTTTTCTGAAAAACATGGCAGTAGATTATGAAAAATGAACATCAGTTTTGATATGGGAACATCTGACCCAATAACACAATGGTGTGGAAACTCCGTAATCTGACAAAAGAACGTGTAAAAATGCGATGATTTGGCGGCACCTTGTGTGATGAATCCATGTGAGGGCCACCTGTGGGTCACAGAGAGGATCTGGGTTGGGGGGACTTTCAAGATGGCTGGCAATCTGACAGCCCCTGGCTCTGAAATTAGGTACAGTGGGTTAGATTTAAAGTGACCTAATTTATACACACAAGCTCTAATCTGACTTTTAAATATCTGTacatatatttctcatatattcaAAGTAAGCATGTATaaattttttatcaatttttttctaaaagaaaacagatagTAAAGGATTCTTGGCAAAACATGAGATTTTCTCATTGCATAATCTTTCTCCTAGTGGAAATACCATGTTATCCTTTATTTCCTCCTAATTAAGCACGACAtatataaaggataaaaatccATATTCTtatataaagattatttttatctAGCTCTGTACCctattcattaattttaactTCATTATCATTTTGGAGAATAGCCAAAAACTCAactgccattttttttaaaaaaattttaattattattattttttaaataaatttattttatttatttatttttggctgcgttaggtctttgttgcacaggc
This portion of the Pseudorca crassidens isolate mPseCra1 chromosome 15, mPseCra1.hap1, whole genome shotgun sequence genome encodes:
- the ZNF343 gene encoding LOW QUALITY PROTEIN: zinc finger protein 343 (The sequence of the model RefSeq protein was modified relative to this genomic sequence to represent the inferred CDS: substituted 2 bases at 2 genomic stop codons), with product MMLPDPSAWREQDWEEMLPLENREVAETVKTPTQNHKAKGLPSHKTDWLQEKEGKVQNTAEPKPEIYPCSSCLLAFFCQRFLSXHTLQIFPGVCVENHFHLGDSGLGHRGQQYSAHSCWSENTEGQEKEGDSRLWCSRTEERRPLRALPSPPXEQSASPGEGSAVVEIEPSAAQRVNPLQADKEMNELETSSSGAVNCQERELDCSPKSNCITNQTILLGEKPYVCRECGRGFKDKSNLIRHHWTHSMEKAYVYSECGRSFSQVSTLVNYRRTHTVKKPYMCKECGRGFSQKSLLLVHQRTHSGEKYYVCRECGRGFSNKSSLIRHQRTH